The nucleotide window ACTGCTCTTGTTATCTTTAAATCGCGTGGAATATAGCGCTATGAAGGGGTTCTTTATGTTATTCTATTTCTCGGAAGCTTAAGGTTTTCCTTTGTTACTATACGACTTTGTAACTTTCTAAAAGAATACAGAAAAAAATATTTAAGTCGGCCTGAGGGGCACCGATAACCATACTGCAAGCAGGAAATCAACTTACTTATTACGAACAAAAACGGAGGAGCTTATGGCAAGTTTCGGAGATTTAAACAGAGTAAATACGAACATACAGTCCCTGGATTCGCAGTTGTCGCTGAACCAGGTGAACAAGCAGATGGCGGAAAACCAGATGAAGATGTCGACCGGTAAGCGGATTAACCGCGCCGAAGACGACTCGGCAGGTTTTTCTATTGCTACTAAACTACGCAGTCGTGTTGGCGGCCTGAACCAGGCGATGCAGAACGTGGGTGATGCCAAGTCCGTCTTGGATATTACTGAGTCCAGCTATGGAACGGTTATGGATAACCTGGTGGAAATGAAAGGGTTGGCCACGCAGGCGGCCAATGATACGCTGGGTGATGAAGAGCGTGGATTTATTGGCGACCAGTTGGAAGCGCTTGGCGAAGATATTAACAAGATTGCTGACCAAACAGTGTATCAAGATTATGAGCTGTTGAATGGTGATCATAATACTAATGCTGCAAATACAAAGTCGGGATCATTAGATCTTGAGTTTCAGGTAGGTGAGCGAAAAGAAGATACGATTACCGCAACGATTAATGCTGTAAATGTAGCTGCATTGTTTAATACAGGCGGTGCAGCTGGTGCAGATTTAGGAAGTACTGCAGGAGCAATTACTGTTGGACTTGCAACAACAGGTGGTGGTGGTTCCTTAACTTTTGATTCCACAGCAAATTCTGCTGATTATCGTGAATTTATTGATCACGTGGATACTGCAATTACCGAAATGTCAAATAATGTGAATGACATTGGTATCAAGCAGTCATCGCTGTCGGTACGAGAGCAGACGCTTTCCGAATCAATTAGTGCGAATGAATCTGCGAAGTCTCGTATTATGGATACTGACTTTGCCAAAGCACAGAGTGAGTCCGTGAGACTGCAGATTTTGCAGCAGACGGCAACCTCTTCGCTGGCGCAGGCCAACAACGGTCCGCAGTCAGTACTTGGATTTATCGGCGGATAATCGTAGCCGAGATATTCTGGCTCGCAGCCAGGAATCAGATATTAAGCCATGCTACCAGTTGGGTAGTATGGCTTTTTTATTTGGGGTATAGAATCATAGAACACGGATAGAATGGATGGCCGCAGAAGGAATATTCCAAAGAGCTAAGCGATTGTTTACAAAGAGATTACAATCGGTTGTGCAAAACTACCTCGTAATGACACTGTGCTTTTTTCAGGAAAAGATTAATTATTACTACTATCCGCAGCGCCCATAGTTTCTCCCTCCTCCATTTCTTGCATCTGAGATGTTGCAAGGTAAGTGGTATGATCAGCAACAAGTTCATTGTAAGCCTTCATCAACTTCGAGGCTTTTTCTTCACTTCCTTCCTGTTCAACCATTTTATTCCACCACTCAACATCTTCAGGGGAAACTTCCCATTCCAGGTCTTCAATCCCTTTCATTGGCCAGAGCATCATGATATCCCATTCGCCAGAACGCATCCGCATAATTTTGGGGCCGGGTGCATCCGATTCCATAGCCATGCCAGCCTTCATAAAGTGATTGTCAATAAGTTTCATAGCAGAATCTGCCATGCCGGCTTTAAATTTTACAAAGGCTACCTGGTGCCAAGTATGTCCTTCCATTTTCTTGGCTTCCATCTCTTGTGCAAAAGCGTCTGCCGTGTACGACAATGAAACGCATACACAAATGAGTAACGCAAGTAATGATCTCATAATATCCTCCCTCTTTGTTGATTTTAATAAGTATCAAAACAAGGATAGAAAGATCACTGCCGATAGGGCATAGGGAAATACCTACTGTTTATGTCGGGACAATCAGAAAATTTCGATCGTGCTAAAATCGGGATTGGTAGTAAAAGTATATATAGGCTGTGGCTTATCTTTAGTCTGATCAAAATCAACCTGCTGCCCGTCAACGCTGATGTTCGTTAACCCTGCGGACCAGCCAATGAGGTTTATCTTTACGGTTTGGTAGTCGAGCACAAAAGCTCCCTCTCGTTCGGCTGTTAGCTGCACGGTGTTTTTTTGGGGATTCGATTTAAGGTGGAAGCAAGTATAACGGTAGTCGCCCTCGTTGTAAGTAAACCCTTCTCCTGCATCTTCATACAGGTAGCTTTCGCTTACTTGCGTTCCGTAGTACACATTCAGCTCTAACAGTTCGGGGGCCCGTTCCCCAGTATATTGCATCACTTCGCGAAGGGGCAGTACGGTACCGGCTTTGATGAAAAAGGGGATTTCTGACAGAGGAGCATCAATGTAGTGGGTTTGGCCGCCTTCGAAGAGCTTGTTGGTGCGATAGTCGTACCAATGACCCGAAGGGAGATAGGTTTTTCGTCCGCGGGTACCTTTCTTGATAATAGGCGCGACCAGAATTTGATCCCCAAACAAAAAGGTATTGCGAGAGGTAATGGCCTCGGCATCGTCTTGGTTTTGAAAGGCTACCGGACGTAGTATCGGAGTACCGTGCTGCACGTAGTGGTAAAAAGCAGTGTAAAGATAGTGGAGGAGTCGGTAGCGCAGTTCAATGACCGAGCGATTGATATTGGTGTATCTTTGGCCGAAGGTCCAGGGTTCCTGGTTGGCGTCGGATTGGAGTTTCTTTTGCTTGACCTGGTCTTCCTGGACGGCTGCGGCCCCCTCCACGTTGTAGCCCATGGTGTGGTTGCGGAAGAGGGGATGAAAGACGCCCAACTGCAGCCAGCGAGTAAAGAGTTCGGCACTGGGCTCTTCGACGAAGCCGCCGATGTCGGTGCCTACGAAGGAATAGCCGGAGATGCTAAGGCGCACGCACTGCTCGAGGGCGTGACGCAAGTGTTCCCAGCTGGCGATGTTGTCGCCAGTCCAAAGTGCAGCATATCGCTGTCCACCGGAAAAGTTGGCGCGGGTGAGCAGGAAGGAGCGCTTGTCGGGGTTGTGTTTTTTGATACCTTCGTAGGATGCCCGGGCCATCTGCATGCCGTAGATGTTGTGGGCTTTCCTGTGGCTGGCTCCTTCGCCCTCGTAATGGTGGCGAATATTATTGGGAAAAGTTTTGGACTTAACCTCAAAGACGGCCGGCTCGTTCATGTCGTTCCACACGCCGCTGATCCCTTTATCGGTAAACAGATCTTCGTAGAGGTTGCCCCACCAATGGCGTACTTCGGGATGGGTATAATCGGGGAAAACGGTTCGAGACGGCCATACGGGACCAATCATTAGCTCACCATCGGGACGCTTGCAGAAGTAGTCATTTTCTAATCCTTGTTGATATACGTGGTAATCGTTATCCACTTTTACGCCGGGATCGATCATTACGATGGTTTTGAAGCCCTGCTCGTTGAGGTTGTCAATCAGGTTTTTGGGATCGGGGAAGCGATCCTTATTCCAGGTAAATACCCGGTAGTCGTCCATGTAGTCAATATCGAGGTAGAGGGCGTCGCAGGGAATCTCTTTTTCGCGGAAAGTGTTGGCCAGTTTGCGTACCCGCTCCTCAGGATAGTAGCTCCAGCGGCATTGGTGGTATCCAAGTCCCCAGAGCGGTGGCAGATCGGGCGTGCCCGTTAGTTTGGTATAGCGTTCGGTAACGGTTGTGGGTTCCGGACCGTAAATAAAGTAGTAGTTCATGGAGCCGCCTTCGGCCGAGAATGTAGTAGTACCATTTTTATTGGAATCGAAATCAAAATGTGAGCGATAGGTATTGTCGAGAAAAATGCCGTAGGCATTGCCGTCGTGATTGATGGTCGTATAGAAAGGGATGCTCCGGTAGAGGGGATCGCGATGCTCATCCAGTTCATAAGCATAGGAATCGGTATTCCAGTTTTCGAAGGCATTTCCACGAAGTTCATTTTCAGTGATCTTATCTCCAAGCCCAAAGTAGTGGGCATTTTGGGGGGCTTCTTTCGTAATTTTTACTTCAGTAATCCCCTTCATAATACTGTCTTTGCGGAAGAAGTTTTTTTCATCCTTGCACAGCAGTGTACCCTCGGTATCCAGAAAACTGACTTTCATATCCTTTTGGGATACTCGGCAGACTAATGAATCCGTGACAATTTTAATTGATTTTTCTTTATCACGTATTGCGAAGTCAGGGTTTGTAGGGTTGAAAGTAGGATCAATAGCATAGGAGAAGTCGGAAGGTTGGTCACCTTCGAGCACATATTTTAACTGAATGATTTCCGGCGTAAGTACGGTAATCCGAAGCTTGATATCATTTTTGGAGTGGATACAGATATGTTGTCCATCTACTTGGTAGTTGGCTATCTCATTGGGTTGGCGCCGGTAGGTGACGTCTGTTTTACGCTGGTCACCTTCGTCAGATTGTTTTTGCTTTGCTTCGGGATCGTTCTCGGCCATGATAGGTTACTGAAGTTTCTAAAGGACTTCCGAAAATATAAAAACATGGCTTGAATACCACGCAACAAATTAGTGGCTGCTTTCATCGGACGGCAAAAATAGCCGCCAGGCGGGGTTTGATCACAATTTTTATGCCAGGATATTTGAAAGCCATAAAGTTAACACTTAAAGGGGGAGTACCAATGATGGTGAAAGGGGCTACGAAGTCAATAAATAACCCTTTGCTAACTCGGTATATTCTTCTATCTGCTGTTGTTGCCAAGTGTCATCCCGATCCAACTCATCAGCTAAAAATTGGGCTACCGATTTAGCCATTTCAATGCTTGCTCGAGCATCCAGTAAAAGAGCACGTGTGCGTCGAGCAAGGACATCTTCAACAGTACGAGCCATTTCATGTCGAGCCGCCCAGATAACTTGGGCTGGGGTATAGGGGAGTTTAGGATGAATTAGTTGTTCCCATCCATCATTTCTATTGGTCATCTCTTTAAGTGCGGGAGCATCCGAACCGTAAAGCTCATAGGGATCAGCGGGATCAGTATTTTTGAGCCAACCATGGAGACGTAAGTTTTCAGTAACGGATTCTCGTTCTTCCAGTCCTGCTACAACAGCCGCTTCATCCACAGTATCTTCAGCCATCTTGCGATAGGTTGTCCATTTTCCTCCAGTAATAGTTACCAGTCCCGACGGATCAATGAGTAAGGTGTGGTCACGGGAAATGGAAGAGGTATCGTCATCACCTTCAGGCGATACCAACGGACGAATGCCCGCAAAGACACTTAGTACATCTTTGGGTTCCGGATCTTTAGTTAGATATCGAGCAGCATGAGTTAGTAAAAATTCGATTTCGTTCTCTTTGGCTCGGGGTTCCAGGGAGGGCGCATCAAGTGGAGTATCGGTGGTTCCCACAATGACACGATTGTGCCAGGGTACCGCAAAAAGTACGCGTCCGTCATCGGTTTTGGGAACCATGATAGCACTTTCGCCCGGTTGAAAAGATTTGTCGAGAACAATGTGTACGCCCTGACTTGGTTTCATGAGTCGTTTGCTATCTGGGTTATCCATCCGACGAATTTCATCCGTAAACATACCCGTAGCATTAATGACGACCCGTCCCTGAATCTCCATCTCGTGATCACCTTCTTGGTCTTCTATTTTTACACCCGAAATGAATCCATTGTCTTTGAGTAGATCCGTAACTCTTATGTAATTAAGTGCCAGACCGCCATGATCAAAAATAGTTTGCATCAGGTTTATAGCCAGACGGGCGTCATCAAATTGGGCATCGTAATAAATGACACCACCGTTGAGATCATTGGATTCCAGTGTCGGTATATGGTCGAGTGTTTCCTCCTTGGATAGATTTTTTGAAGGGCCTAATCCCAAGTCGCCGGCTAACTTATCGTAAATTTTGAGCCCGATGCCGTAAAAAGGACCTTCCCACCAATCATAATTGGGGACAATAAACGATTGATTTTTAACCAGGTGTGGGGCATTCTGACGGAGCAAGCCGCGTTCGCGCAGCGCTTCTAACACAAGTGCCACATTTCCCTGTCGCAGGTACCGAACGCCACCGTGGACAAGTTTTGTACTTCGGCTTGAAGTTCCCTTGGCAAAATCATGCTGTTCCAAGAGCAGGGTTTTATATCCGCGAGAGGCCGCTTCAACGGCTGTACCAAGCCCCGTTGCGCCTCCGCCGATGATAATGAAATCCCAAATTTCAGGATCATTCTCCAGTTGATGAATAAGTTTAATTCGATCCATAGTAGACTACCTAATGATAAGTTTTACCACCAAGTCACTAAGTACACAAAATATTAGGTACTTTCCTAAGTGCCTTAGGGGTAAATTGTTATTGTTCCATAATCATATCGGAGTAAGAGTGAGAAAGCAATTGCTCATCAGAAATATCAAATAGGTTGATGTACTTTTGGCATTGTTTCCGCAGTTTGGGTTCCCCAATAGAGCCATCTTCATCGATCGCCTCAATCTCTATAAAATTTCCCAATTCTTTAACCTGATCGATATGGAATTTTACGTTATCGATGAAATAGATTTCCCGTTGTTTGTCGACCACAACTTTAGTGCCTAACGCATTATCCAGCAGGGCATGTAACTTTTGGGGATGCTCGGAAGGGACCAAATTTATAGATGAAGATTTGGGGCCTGACTGGTTATCACGCTGATAGAAAATAAGGTTATTTTCAATGCTTCCCTGCCGCAATTTTAACCTTCCTTCGGGCACGTTAAAGTAGGTATCGATCTGGTGGTCAGTGCCTTTATAATCAGCATCGTGTTCACTGAGAATATTGCGAATGTGATCAGGATTATTACACTGGGCTTTTATTTCAACGTTTAAGATGCTCATGAAAACGATAATGGTTGTAGTTGGTTTTGCTTCAGGAGTATAACGCTATCACACTTGGAAAAAGTGACATTTCAAGGTTTAGAGGGAGTTATACTCCCGAAAAACGAATTTATCATTACGAAATGGGTCTTACTTCATCATCTTCGACATCAGCCCATTCCAGATATCTGTTTCGTACTTCTTTTATATTTCCTTGCAGATTATCGAGTGTCCAGTCAGAAGTATCAATAGCTTCATGAATATGAGCGGTGACTTGTCCTGATTTTGTGATTAGTGTACCGCCTTTGCTGAGCTCACGATTTCCCTCAAAATAAATAGGCACAATGGGATATCCCAGATCCATTGCCATCCGAAAAGGTCCCTTCTTAAAGGGGCCAATAATGCCGGGATGCTTTCGCGAACCTTCGGGCGCCATCATCACCGAAAGTTTGTCGCGTTTAATCCGCCGATGGGTCTTTTTTAGCGTAGCAATGGCTTTCTCCGACTTCTCGCGCTTGATAAAAATCTGTCCCGTTAAGCGACCTAAAATCAAAAAAATAGGATTGTACTGGAACTCCCATTTTGCTACAAAGCGAATTTTGGGCAGGCCCAGTGCCAAAAGGGTAAGCACATCCAGCGTAGAGCTGTGGTTAATAATAAAAACGGCTGGACTCGTTATTTCATCAGCGTGCCTTTTCACATCAAAAGAAATCCCGCTAATCCACATCGTCGGGCGCACCATCATAGGCGCAATTTTTTCAACAACTAAATTTGAAGCCTTCCCAAAAGTTATCAGTAATAGAAATAGAATGATCGGCGTAAAAAGAAGGAAGATTAGAAAAAAAGTAGCAATTCCAAGTGTGCTGCGGAAGTATTCCTTTAAACCAAAGTCATTATAACTCATATAATCCCTATTCTATTCAGCAAATAGTGCAAGTGGCCTAATATAGCAAAATGAATATTGAATGCTATGGGTAAGAAATTTGATTTGATGTGTGCTTTTATACAGATTGCGGTGACTTTTCAAACGCTAACAGCTAAAAATATATGACGGACTCAGATACCTCAATTCTTGGACAGCTATCCAAAGGAAATCGTATAAATATTATTATCGCCTTAGTGATTATGGTACTGGGCGTTATTTTTGCCGGTGATTTACCCCAGTATGGTGATCACTATGGGGTTTGGTCGGTGTTACCTCCATTAATCGCCATTGTATTGGCTTTTTGGACTCAAGAGGTAGTGAGTTCACTTTTTGTTGGGATAATGTTGGGTGGATTTATTTCCGGCAATATTAATATTGTGGATGCGTACCTGATTCCATCGATTGGCACGGAGAATTTTGCCCTCATTTTGCTGGTTTATCTTTGGTCGTTGGGCGGACTCATTGGAATATGGACGCGCACCGGCGGTGCTGAACGCTTTGCAGACTGGGCAGGAAGTAAAATTGTTCGAGGACCAAAATCAGCCAAATTTTTTACCTGGATGATGGGGTTGATTTTTCATCAGGGTGGAACTATTAGTACCGTATTAACGGGAGCGACCGTTCGCCCAATTTCTGATGAGCAGGGTGTTTCGCACGAAGAAAGTTCGTATATGGTGGATTCTACGGCATCGCCTGCCGCGACGGTCATCCCCTTCAATGTATGGCCTATTTATATTGGGGGATTGGTGGTCGGTACCATCCCACTGTTTGAAACTACGCAAGACGCTGTAGCATTTTTCTTTCAGGCCATCCCGTTTAATTTCTATGGGATTCTGGCTCTGCTAATGACGCTGCTGTTTGCTTGGGAACTACTACCGTGGATTCCCAGCAAGAAGATGAAGGATGCAATTAAGCGGTCGCGTGAAGAAGGGAAACTGGATCGTGATGGCTCTGAGCCAATGTCATCCAAGGAGCTTACCGAAATGGATATCCCCGAAGATTATAACTCTGGACTCATTGATTTCTTTGGTCCCATTGGCACGCTGCTGGGGGTAGCCATTATCCCGTATATCACCACTTTTTATATTATGGGAAATACCGAAGATCCGATGCTGCTTATAGCTGAAGCTTTTGTGCTGGCAGTACTTACCGGAATGTTCATTGCCTTGGCTAAAGGCATGGAGCTTAAAACGGTGATGGATGGATTTGTTGATGGTTGTAAAGGGGTTACTATTGGAGCCATTGTTTTAGCCTTAGCTGTAACACTCAAAGAAGTGGCCGAGTCGGTTGGTACTGCTGAGTATGTAGTGGCCTTGGTTGGGGACGCAATTACACCGGTCTTTTTGCCAGCTATTTTAATGGGATTATGTATGATTATTGCTTTTGCGGCTGGAACCTCTTTTGGAACTTATGCGGTAGTATTCCCGGTAGCAATGCCGCTGGCCTGGGCTATACTGCCGGATCCCTTTTTCATAACGCTCTGCTTTGGAGCGGTTGTGGGTGGTAGTGTTTTTGGGGATCAGTGTTCACCTATTTCTGATACGACGATCCTTTCCTCACTTGCTACCGGCAGTGATTTGATGGATCACGTGAAAACGCAGATTCCGTTAGCGCTCACGGCTGCGGGCATTGGTGCTGTGTTATACACGCTAATTGTTGCCCTGTTTGTGTAATACAAGTCTTAGGAAAAATTTATATCCCCCTGCCGAGCCCCGTTTATACGAAGAATTTATACTCCTGCGTTGAAACATGCCCATCCAATGGCTGGGACACGGAAGTTCAGCATGCCACAAAATGATCATTCTCTCAGTTCTGATGTACAGTTTGGGCAACGTGTGGCTTTAACCGGAATATCTGAAAAACAGAATTCACACTTTTTGATTGATGGAGCTACAGGTTCAGGTTTTTCTTCTGGCCTTTTGAGTTTGTTGATGTATCGAATCAAGATAAAGACAGCAAATGCTACAATAAGAAAGCTTATAACAGCATTAATAAAAACACCATAATTCAAGGTTACGGCTCCAACTTCTTGTGCAGCGGCAATAGTTGCATAGGGAGGAGGAATAGTTCCTTCTTTTAAAACAATAAAGAATTCTGAAAAGTCGACTCCACCCATTAGCAATCCCAATGGAGGCATTAACATGTCTTTCACCAAGGATTGAACAACGCTGGTAAAAGCCGCACCGATAATGATACCTACTGCCATATCTACTACGTTCCCCTTGATCGCAAATTCTTTGAACTCCTTCAGCATATGACCTCTCTGGTTTTATATGTGGTATAAGTGCCTAATAAATATAAGGTTACGAAAATATCAGATTAATACCTATAGAGATGCATGTAGTGGGGAGGTAATCTATTGAGGTATGATTGCAGATATATCGTCAAAGTCCAGGTACATTTCATCTATCTCTTGACCATCGTCGTCTTGTACCTTGACCTTGTCGAGAACATCGTTTAACTCAATAGATCCAGCCTCAATATCTGTAGTGACTCCACTTTGGAAAATTATTTTATATGTGGTCATCGAATTATAGCTTTTGATTAACCATTAAGTAATGTGTTTCTACATTACTTAATGGTTTGAAAACCAAAAGCATTCAATAGAAGGGAGCCTAAAGTTAAGTTACTCCTCTTCTGTGTTATTGGTAGGCTTTGTACCTTTTTTAGAAGAAAGGTCTTCTTGGCCTTCCTTTTTGGGATTATTAGAAGATGTGTCCGATTTGGATTCAGCATCTATATTATCGTTTTTTTCTTCAGACACGCCGTCTTCTAAAGATCCATTAAGCCATTCCATGACCTCTTTACCCAGAACCTCTTCGCGTTCAACAAGTTCATCAGCCAGTTTGTCTAAGATATCGCGATGTTCGGTAATGGCTTTCATGGCTGTATCAAAAGCCTCATTGAGAATACGCTGCACTTCTTCATCAACTGCTTGGGCGGTATTTTCACTGTACTCCTTGGAACTTCCCATCTGTTCTCCCAAGAATACTTGTTCGCGCTGACTGCCAAAGGCAATGTTGTTAAACTTGTCACTCATGCCCCAGTCGAGTACCATTTTGCGAGCAAGCTTACGTATTTGCTTGAGGTCGTTTTCAGCTCCGCTCGTAGAAGTATCAAAGATGAGGTTTTCGGCAGCACGCCCGCCCATCATTACGGCCATACGATCAAGCATATATTTTTTCTCGTATAAAAATTTCTCTTTTTCAGGCATCTGCATAGTAACACCCATCGCTTTTCCACGCGGAATAACGGTTACTTTGTGGATGGGATCAGAATTAGGGAGTACGGCAGCAACCACTGCATGGCCAGCTTCGTGATAAGCCAGAAGCTTTTTCTCGTGTTCAGTCAATCGAATACCTTCACGTTTAAGTCCCATCATTACTTTGTCACGCGCTTGATCAATATCTTGTTGCTCAATTGCTTTGCGCTTATGACGAGCAGCAATCAGGGCCGCTTCATTAAGAAGATTATTGAGGTCAGCACCGCTGAAACCGGGGGTAGAGCGTGCAATTTCATCCAGATCTACATTATCAGAAATCTTTTTGTTCTTAGCATGAATTTGGAGAATCTGTTCGCGGTGTTCTTGTGTAGGCAAGTGAACCGTAATTTGGCGATCAAAACGGCCGGGACGAAGCAAGGCTTTATCCAGAATATCGGGCCGGTTTGTAGCCGCCATTACGATAACGCCTTCATTTTTTTCAAAACCATCAAGTTCTGAAAGTAACTGATTCAGAGTTTGCTCACGCTCATCATGTCCACCGCCAAGACCGGCTCCACGCTTACGACCAATGGAATCAATCTCGTCAATAAAGATAATAGCCGGTTCCTTTTCTTTGGCTTTATTAAACATATCTCGAACGCGCTTGGCGCCAACCCCAACGAACATCTCCATAAAATCGGAGCCTGTAATCGTAAAGAACGGAACGCCGGCTTCTCCTGCCACGGCACGTGCGAGCAAGGTTTTACCAGTTCCGGGAGGGCCCACCATCAACAGACCACGGGGAATTTCACCACCGAGAGAATCAAATTTGTTAGGATTTTTTAGGAAGCTTACCACTTCTTGTAGCTCCGTTTTAGCTCCTTCAAGTCCAGCTACATCATCAAAAGTGGTATTTACTTTTTCAGCATCCTGCAGTTTAGCTTTGCTTTCGCCGATTTTAAACATGTTTTGTCCCTGCATGCGCATCTGTCGGAAAAACTGGAAGCCAATCATAATGAGGAAAATGAGTGGCAAGCCCCACAGCAGAACCGTCCACCAGTTAAAATCACTCTTCGGGCGGGTTTCAACCTGTATTTCATGTTCTTCGAGCATAGACATCAGCTTGTCATCCCCGAAAGACGGCAGGTACGTATTAAAACTTTTGTAATGGGTGGTATCATTTTCAGCGGCATTAAGTTGTGTTGGTTCTTTAAGATCTCCGGAAACCTGATCGCCCTGAACCACTACTTTTTCAATATTGCCGGAAGTGATTTGATTACGAAACTCACTGTAATCAATGGTGGGAGGGCCACCGAAAAGTCCACCGCCTTGCGAACTGAAAAGCCAAAATCCAAAGAGGGCAGCTAAAACAA belongs to Fodinibius sp. Rm-B-1B1-1 and includes:
- the ftsH gene encoding ATP-dependent zinc metalloprotease FtsH → MAENKQQNKNEDNKKKGLKSPGGNQYTFYWIVLAALFGFWLFSSQGGGLFGGPPTIDYSEFRNQITSGNIEKVVVQGDQVSGDLKEPTQLNAAENDTTHYKSFNTYLPSFGDDKLMSMLEEHEIQVETRPKSDFNWWTVLLWGLPLIFLIMIGFQFFRQMRMQGQNMFKIGESKAKLQDAEKVNTTFDDVAGLEGAKTELQEVVSFLKNPNKFDSLGGEIPRGLLMVGPPGTGKTLLARAVAGEAGVPFFTITGSDFMEMFVGVGAKRVRDMFNKAKEKEPAIIFIDEIDSIGRKRGAGLGGGHDEREQTLNQLLSELDGFEKNEGVIVMAATNRPDILDKALLRPGRFDRQITVHLPTQEHREQILQIHAKNKKISDNVDLDEIARSTPGFSGADLNNLLNEAALIAARHKRKAIEQQDIDQARDKVMMGLKREGIRLTEHEKKLLAYHEAGHAVVAAVLPNSDPIHKVTVIPRGKAMGVTMQMPEKEKFLYEKKYMLDRMAVMMGGRAAENLIFDTSTSGAENDLKQIRKLARKMVLDWGMSDKFNNIAFGSQREQVFLGEQMGSSKEYSENTAQAVDEEVQRILNEAFDTAMKAITEHRDILDKLADELVEREEVLGKEVMEWLNGSLEDGVSEEKNDNIDAESKSDTSSNNPKKEGQEDLSSKKGTKPTNNTEEE